In the genome of Patescibacteria group bacterium, one region contains:
- a CDS encoding ribonuclease HII, with the protein MSKPRQSKIKFLIGIDEVGRGPIAGPVAVGAFCVPVKFQDELLKFFPKNQIRDSKKLKPLVREEIYERLSLAKKSGQIEFTVIFSSSKIIDTRGLSFAIKNALAQTLSIIGKKAHECQIFLDGSLKAPIEFVNQKTIIKGDEKEAVIALASIVAKVTRDRAMKVLAKKYPHYGFEIHKGYGTAMHYKNLKKRGMSPIHRRSFLKNFAG; encoded by the coding sequence ATGAGTAAGCCGCGACAATCTAAAATTAAATTTCTAATTGGAATTGATGAAGTGGGAAGGGGACCAATTGCTGGGCCGGTTGCGGTCGGAGCTTTTTGTGTCCCGGTAAAATTTCAAGACGAATTATTGAAATTTTTCCCTAAAAATCAAATTCGCGATTCCAAAAAATTGAAACCGCTTGTCCGCGAGGAAATCTACGAAAGACTGAGCCTTGCCAAAAAGAGTGGACAAATAGAATTTACCGTTATTTTTTCCAGTTCAAAAATTATCGATACGCGTGGTCTTTCTTTTGCTATTAAAAACGCTCTTGCTCAGACGCTTTCCATAATTGGTAAAAAAGCTCATGAGTGCCAAATTTTCCTCGACGGTAGTCTTAAAGCGCCGATTGAGTTCGTAAATCAAAAGACGATTATTAAAGGTGACGAAAAGGAGGCAGTGATTGCGCTCGCTTCAATTGTCGCCAAGGTCACCCGCGATCGGGCTATGAAGGTTTTAGCAAAGAAGTACCCGCACTATGGATTTGAAATTCACAAGGGCTACGGTACAGCGATGCATTACAAGAACCTTAAAAAGCGCGGGATGTCTCCAATTCACCGGCGCTCGTTTTTGAAAAATTTCGCGGGTTAA
- the rpmF gene encoding 50S ribosomal protein L32 — MVVRMRANRSHRDNRRSHFALGEPRFSTCKDCGASHLRHRVCTTCGKYKGMQVLNVHAKVEKKAKKLKEKAAVK; from the coding sequence ATGGTAGTACGAATGCGCGCCAATCGGTCTCATAGGGATAATCGACGAAGTCACTTCGCGTTAGGTGAACCTCGATTTTCAACGTGTAAAGATTGCGGAGCATCGCATTTGCGACATCGAGTGTGTACCACCTGTGGTAAGTACAAAGGCATGCAAGTGCTCAACGTACATGCCAAAGTAGAGAAGAAAGCGAAGAAGTTGAAAGAGAAAGCGGCAGTAAAATAA